TTTATACGAGCCATTACATGGAGGAAGTCGAAGAAATCTGCACTCGCATTGCCATCGTCGACCATGGAAAAGTCATCGCGGAAGGATCGAAGGAGGAGCTAAAATCGATTATTACTGACGCAAAGGAAATTTGGATTGGCGTCAGAGCGGATGAACCGTTAAACCTCGAAGGTATTAAGGCGATTCCCGGTGTAAATGCGGTGCTTCAAGAAGAGAATACGATCAAAATCGTATCGAAAACGGAGATCAACAACCTGAATCGGATCATTCAACAATTCATCAAGGATCAGGTAGAAATCCGCTCCGTTGAAGAGCAAGCGCCGAATCTGGAGACTGTGTTCTTGACCTTAACCGGTCGAAACTTGCGAGACTAGAGGAGGGGCTTAGCCATGAACATATGGAATATCGCTGTCAAAGAAATCAAGTCCAGCCTTCGCGAAAAGAGAACGTTTATGTTTATGCTAGCGCTTCCCATCATCCTGATGCTGATATTAGGTTCCGCCCTTTCCAATGCCTTCGACGATACGAGGACCGTAGGAGACATGCGCTTGTTGTATAAAAGCAACGGGACGAATGCGCAAATGTCTACGGCGTGGAACGCGTTTACCAAAGCATTGGGTGATAAAGGAGTGGAGGTCGCTCAAGAGAGTTCAGGCATGGACGGGCAGGAGGAAGTTCGTTCGGATCGCTATACGGGGTACGCAGTCGTCAGTGATACGGGGATTGAGTTTTATGGAAGCAGCAAGAATGCGATAGGAAGCAATATCCTTGCGGGGATGCTAACCGTTTTTGCAGATCGGTACTCGCTCGCATCCGCAGCTTATCAGGTAGATCCCGAATCTGCTTCGGCAATAGTCCAGGGGATTGGACATCGTGTTGATTTTATTCATGAAACGACCTTGAATCCAAATAAAAAACCGGGGGCAATCGATTATTACGCGATTGCGATGACGACCATGATTGGGCTCTACTCGATGTATTCTGCGAGTTATTTGTTCACCAAGGAGCGGACGAACAAAACGTCCACACGGTTAATGGCAGCGCCTGTCAGCAAAGGTGTCATTTTTACCGGCAAAATTATCGGCAGTACGTTCGTCAATTTATTTTTCGTACTCGTCGTGTTCCTAGTCAGCAAGTTCGTGTTCCAAGCAGATTGGGGCAACCACTACGGAATGGTGATCCTCGTGCTTTTGACAGAGGTGCTGCTTGCGGTCAGCCTGGGCCTGGGGATCAGCTTTCTTTTCAAAGGGGAAGGAGTAAGGGCAATCAACAATATTTTTACGCAAGTCGCCTCCTTTGTAGGCGGTGCCTATTTTCCCGTTGATCAATCGGCAGGTTTCTTCAGCCTCTTGGCCAAATTCTCTCCCCTTCACTGGGCAAATACAGGACTGCTGCAAATCATCTACACAGACAATCCAAGAGGCGCATGGTTTGCGATTGCGATGAACGTGAGCATTGCCACGGCGTTCATCATCATTTCTGTTATCACGATGCGCAGACGGGAGGGTGCTTTCGTATGAGTGAAATGCTATGGCTAATTAGGAAAACCCTGATGGAGACTTTTCGCAGTAAAAAAAGCTGGTTCACCTATTTAGGTTTGCCGATCGTTGGGGTTCTGCTGTCTCTTACCCTCTACAGCAATGCAGGCAGCGGCACGATTCATGTAGGAATTATCAATCAGGATGGGGACCAGGTGATCACGCAGGACACGATCCGGTTTATCGAGAAATTGGAATCTATCAAAGTCACAGTCATTGACGAACAAACGATGCGTGAACAAATCGTTTCCGGTGAGCTGGATAGCGGAATTGTTTTCGAGGCAGGGTATGCTGCCAGTGTTCGGAAAGGGGCGCCGGCACACTTGAATATTGTATCCGTAAAAGGTGAACAGGTTACTGCCTACGT
This genomic stretch from Brevibacillus brevis harbors:
- a CDS encoding ABC transporter permease: MNIWNIAVKEIKSSLREKRTFMFMLALPIILMLILGSALSNAFDDTRTVGDMRLLYKSNGTNAQMSTAWNAFTKALGDKGVEVAQESSGMDGQEEVRSDRYTGYAVVSDTGIEFYGSSKNAIGSNILAGMLTVFADRYSLASAAYQVDPESASAIVQGIGHRVDFIHETTLNPNKKPGAIDYYAIAMTTMIGLYSMYSASYLFTKERTNKTSTRLMAAPVSKGVIFTGKIIGSTFVNLFFVLVVFLVSKFVFQADWGNHYGMVILVLLTEVLLAVSLGLGISFLFKGEGVRAINNIFTQVASFVGGAYFPVDQSAGFFSLLAKFSPLHWANTGLLQIIYTDNPRGAWFAIAMNVSIATAFIIISVITMRRREGAFV